From a region of the Thermoanaerobaculia bacterium genome:
- the bcrD gene encoding benzoyl-CoA reductase subunit D, with product MTTAGIDVGSSAVKAVVLEKSGEAFSVLSHVEARIRKREVGRVVRETFDAACEAAGIRDLHYVATTGEGEETPFATGHFFGMTTHARGALFLEPRARAVLDLGALHARAMAVDPSGRVLASKMTSQCASGSGQFLENIARYLGVSLTEVGALSLSAGRGETVSSICAVLAETDVINMVSRGIPTAEILRGIHESMAGRLARLLQTLAVSGVVFVTGGLAADDGLVGALARALASGAADGAAPVPVRHALSAFAGAIGAAIWGEYRYRKIGQEGYSWTAAATA from the coding sequence GTGACCACGGCCGGGATCGACGTCGGCAGCAGCGCCGTCAAGGCGGTCGTTCTCGAGAAGTCCGGCGAAGCGTTCTCCGTCCTTTCGCATGTCGAGGCGCGGATCCGAAAACGGGAGGTGGGCCGGGTCGTCCGGGAGACGTTCGACGCGGCCTGCGAGGCCGCCGGGATACGGGACTTGCACTACGTCGCGACGACGGGCGAAGGGGAGGAGACGCCGTTCGCGACCGGGCACTTCTTCGGGATGACGACCCACGCGCGGGGCGCTCTGTTCCTCGAGCCCCGGGCGCGGGCCGTCCTCGATCTCGGCGCGCTCCATGCGCGCGCGATGGCGGTCGATCCATCCGGGCGCGTCCTCGCTTCGAAGATGACCAGCCAGTGCGCGTCGGGATCGGGGCAGTTCCTCGAGAACATCGCCCGGTACCTCGGGGTTTCGCTCACGGAGGTCGGCGCGCTTTCGCTCTCCGCCGGGCGCGGGGAAACGGTGAGCTCGATCTGCGCGGTGCTCGCGGAAACCGACGTCATCAACATGGTCTCGCGCGGCATTCCGACGGCGGAGATCCTGCGCGGCATCCACGAGAGCATGGCGGGACGGCTCGCCCGCCTCCTCCAGACGCTCGCGGTCTCCGGCGTCGTCTTCGTCACCGGGGGACTCGCCGCGGACGACGGGCTCGTCGGCGCGCTCGCGCGCGCGCTCGCGTCCGGCGCCGCGGACGGCGCGGCTCCCGTCCCGGTGCGCCACGCGCTCAGCGCGTTCGCCGGGGCGATCGGCGCGGCGATCTGGGGGGAATACCGGTATCGCAAGATCGGCCAGGAGGGATATTCATGGACAGCAGCAGCGACGGCGTGA
- a CDS encoding GNAT family N-acetyltransferase: MDSSSDGVSVRLLTEGDLERLVRMDERLTGRNRRLWYERKLRRALQETDIRISLGVERDGTLVGALLGSLLYGEFGQPEPAAQIDTILVDEAFAGRGIGTALVDQLLRNLRALGIERVRTEVGWEEHDLSRFLARRGFAPLPRLVLEASVVAPPDRETSTERETAAR, from the coding sequence ATGGACAGCAGCAGCGACGGCGTGAGCGTTCGCCTCCTCACGGAGGGGGATCTCGAGCGCCTGGTGCGGATGGACGAACGGCTGACCGGCCGAAATCGGCGGCTCTGGTACGAACGGAAGCTGCGCCGCGCGCTCCAGGAGACCGATATCCGGATCTCGCTCGGCGTGGAGCGCGACGGCACCCTCGTGGGCGCGCTCCTCGGCTCGCTCCTGTACGGCGAATTCGGGCAGCCCGAGCCGGCGGCGCAGATCGATACCATCCTCGTCGACGAGGCGTTCGCCGGGCGCGGGATCGGGACGGCGCTCGTCGATCAGCTGCTCCGGAACCTCCGCGCGCTCGGGATCGAGCGCGTCCGGACCGAGGTCGGATGGGAGGAACACGACCTGTCCCGCTTCCTCGCCCGGCGGGGGTTCGCGCCCCTGCCCCGGCTGGTCCTGGAAGCGAGCGTCGTGGCTCCGCCGGACCGGGAGACGTCGACGGAACGCGAGACCGCCGCCCGCTGA